The region ACTTTGTGATTCCATCAATCAACTGGCCGATCGAGTAACGGCTTCCCGACGCATTTCTGGGAACCTGATGAGCTTGATTCCACTGCTCGATTTGAGCCTCCGAGCGAACATCCGAAGCGAACACATTTCCGGCCAACGGATAAACCGGATTGCCGGTATCGACCATGTTCCGAATCAGCCAGGGCGAAACAATCACGGTCACCGCGACCACGTGCATCACCAAGACACGCCAGTCGGTGCGTACCGCATAAATCCACAACGCGAAGACCGGCAGCACCACGATTAGCAACGCTGGATACTTCACCGCGAACGCCATTCCCGCCATCAGACCTGACAACACGGCCAGGCCGTCGCGGTGGTCGTCGTGCGGATCGCTCGTTAGCACGATCAACACCGGATAAGCCGCCGCTAACGTAAAGAACGCCCAGACGCCATCCACCAATCCGGTTCCGCTTTGATAGGCCAACCACGGAACGGCAATTGCCGACAATGCCGCTGCCCGGCCAGCCCAAATCCCCGCAAGCCGTTTGCCGGCACCATACAACAGCCCTGCGGTCAGCAGCGTAAACATCCCGATGACCAGCTTGCCGACCAACGCCCCCGTAAGCCACCCTTGGCTACCAGGCAAAAAGACCATCGGCAGCAGGGCCCACATCTCGGCCCCCATCGGCATGCCACTGTAAACATTGTTCGGCAAGACGCGAATCTGCCCGATCTCGTGCCACTCTTTGGGAACCAGCAAATGATATTCGAGCACGTCATATTCGTACGGCGGCAAAATCGACACGCCGAGAACGAACAAGCAAAGCGGCGCCGCGGCAAGCAGCCACCACCACGACTCGCTTTCGTCTTCCTTCGGCGGCAGGTCTTCCTCTTCCGGCTCGTCTTGCGGGTTCGGGGCGAAAAGCTGCTTCTTCCATTCGGTCCCTAGTGCCACAAACAAGATCGCCAGCGCAAGCACAATCGCCAACGGTCGCTGCAGCAAACCACACATTCCCAGCACGGCGGTCGACCAAGAGACAAGCGTCAAGCCGATCGCCAGACGTAAGATGATTCCATCGACCCGACCAAAGAAATCGAGCAGCTTCAGCCGCACCAGCAGGAATTCCCCCAAGGCATAGCTGAACATCAGCATCAATCCGGCCATCAGCACAATGCCGACGCGGTCGAACAAGCCCAGTGGCATTTCTCCGCCGCCAAACCAAACGCTGATGCTCTCCGGCAACAGCAGCAGCCCGGTCTGCACCAACGTGCCGCGCGATGGCTCAAAGGGCAACTGCCCTGGCTGCGGCGCCGGCCATGGCATCGGCACCGAGAAATACCACAGCGCATACGCCACCATGCCAATCAGCAGGAACAACAGCCCCAGCGGAAAGCCAGAAGCGGATGCGTGACGTTCGGTACGATTCTTACGAGACACTAGGCAGTTCGTGACAAAGGGCTGACGTGGCCAACTTGGCGGACTATGCTAATGGTCTATTGAATTCAACTTAACAAGCCTGGTGCAGAGATCAGGACGCGATGCCTCCAGCGGCGTCGCATGTTTTCTTATTCCTGTCCCCTCTCCCTTCTCAAGGGAGAGGGCTAGGGTGAGGGTT is a window of Bremerella sp. TYQ1 DNA encoding:
- a CDS encoding glycosyltransferase family 39 protein; its protein translation is MSRKNRTERHASASGFPLGLLFLLIGMVAYALWYFSVPMPWPAPQPGQLPFEPSRGTLVQTGLLLLPESISVWFGGGEMPLGLFDRVGIVLMAGLMLMFSYALGEFLLVRLKLLDFFGRVDGIILRLAIGLTLVSWSTAVLGMCGLLQRPLAIVLALAILFVALGTEWKKQLFAPNPQDEPEEEDLPPKEDESESWWWLLAAAPLCLFVLGVSILPPYEYDVLEYHLLVPKEWHEIGQIRVLPNNVYSGMPMGAEMWALLPMVFLPGSQGWLTGALVGKLVIGMFTLLTAGLLYGAGKRLAGIWAGRAAALSAIAVPWLAYQSGTGLVDGVWAFFTLAAAYPVLIVLTSDPHDDHRDGLAVLSGLMAGMAFAVKYPALLIVVLPVFALWIYAVRTDWRVLVMHVVAVTVIVSPWLIRNMVDTGNPVYPLAGNVFASDVRSEAQIEQWNQAHQVPRNASGSRYSIGQLIDGITKFAGGSPWAGLAVVPLAICGLFAANRKLVVPLAILLAVCWLVWWGFSHRLERFLIPAIPLGCLLAGIGAEKVAPHAVGRIALRVWLGLGLLVGFVLVNQTQSIKLDPRMFVSLEALAKSHTSGAVAYLNKKVAPGDAVLATGDAALFYLQSPVFYHTCFNDSTMQQLVNKSAEERAAHLAEANIAWIYVHWGEIDRFRGPGNYGFPDDVTRALFAEMESQGILERSDYVTGDPENPTVVIYRVLPTDGP